A section of the Triticum dicoccoides isolate Atlit2015 ecotype Zavitan chromosome 7A, WEW_v2.0, whole genome shotgun sequence genome encodes:
- the LOC119328809 gene encoding AP-1 complex subunit gamma-2-like isoform X4 yields MDLSLNPFSSGTRLRDMIRAIRASKTAAEERAVVRRECAAIRAAISDNDQDYRHRNMAKLMFIHMLGYPTHFGQMECLKLIAASGFPEKRIGYLGLTLLLDERQEVLMLVTNSLKQDLNHSNQFIVGLALCALGNICSAEMARDLAPEVERLLQTRDPNTKKKAALCSIRIVRKVPDLAENFMGSAASLLKEKHHGVLISVVQLCTELCKASREALEYLRKHSVEGLVRILRDVSNSSYAPEYDIAGITDPFLHIRVLRLMRTLGQGDADCSEHVNDILAQVATKTESNKNAGNAILYECVETIMGIEATSGLRVLAINILGRFLSNRDNNIRYVALNMLMKAMAVDTLAVQRHRVTILECVKDADVSIRKRALELVYLLVNDTNVKPLTKELVDYLEVSDDDFKEDLTAKICSIVEKFSQDKLWYLDQMFKVLTLTGNFVKDDVWHALIVLISNAPELQGYSVRSLYKALQASGTQESLVRVAVWCIGEYGEMLVNNISMLDVEEPITVTESEAVDALELALKRYSVDVTTRAMCLVALLKLSSRFPQTSKRIQAIVVQNKGNTVLELQQRSIEFNSIIQRHQSIKSSLLERMPVLDEASYLLKRAASSRATVSLTKSAPSAASGGSLKVPNGAVKPPPAPLADLLDLSSDDAPVTTSAPSTAPNDFLQDLLGIGLIDTSTAGGAPSASTDILMDLLSIGSYPVQNGPLATSNISSPGQVTKHAPGTPQVIDLLDGLSPNVNAAYPSITAFQSATLKMTFNFKKQPGKPQETTMHASFTNLTSVTLTNFMFQAAVPKFIQLRLDPASSSTLPASGNGSITQSLSVTNNQHGQKPLAMRIRISYKVNGEERLEQGQISNFPAGL; encoded by the exons ATGGACCTCTCCCTCAACCCCTTCTCctccggcacgcgtctccg GGACATGATACGCGCGATACGCGCCTCCAAGACGGCCGCCGAGGAGCGCGCGGTGGTGCGGCGCGAGTGCGCGGCCATCAGGGCGGCCATCAGCGACAACGACCAGGACTACCGCCACCGCAACATGGCCAAGCTCATGTTCATCCACATGCTCGGCTACCCCACGCATTTCGGCCAGATGGAGTGCCTCAAGCTCATCGCCGCCTCGGGCTTCCCCGAGAAGCGCATCGGCTACCTCGGCCTCACGCTGCTGCTCGACGAGCGGCAGGAGGTCCTCATGCTCGTCACCAACTCCCTCAAGCA AGATCTTAACCACTCCAACCAGTTCATCGTGGGCCTTGCGCTCTGTGCCCTGGGGAACATTTGTTCCGCCGAAATGGCGCGCGACCTGGCGCCCGAGGTGGAGAGGCTGTTGCAAACTAGGGACCCAAACACGAAGAAGAAG GCTGCCTTGTGCTCTATACGGATTGTAAGAAAAGTTCCAGATTTGGCAGAGAACTTCATGGGTTCTGCTGCATCCTTACTCAAGGAAAAACATCACGGGGTTCTGATATCTGTTGTCCAGCTCTGTACAGAACTCTGTAAAGCAAGCAGAGAAGCATTGGAGTACTTGAGAAAG CACTCCGTCGAAGGGTTGGTCCGGATACTGAGAGACGTGTCCAACAGTTCATATGCTCCTGAATATGACATTGCTGGCATCACAGATCCATTCTTGCACATCCGAGTTCTTAGACTCATGCGGACATTGGGTCAAGGGGATGCAGACTGCAGCGAGCATGTGAATGATATTCTTGCCCAG GTTGCAACGAAAACTGAGTCAAACAAAAATGCTGGAAACGCTATTTTATATGAATGTGTTGAGACCATAATGGGCATTGAAGCTACTAGTGGTCTGCGTGTGCTGGCAATTAATATTTTGGGTAGATTCTTGTCCAACCGTGATAACAATATAAG ATACGTTGCTCTGAATATGCTAATGAAGGCCATGGCAGTGGACACACTAGCAGTGCAGAGGCACAGGGTAACAATATTGGAGTGTGTCAAG GATGCAGATGTCTCTATTCGCAAAAGGGCCCTTGAACTTGTTTACCTACTCGTCAATGACACGAATGTAAAGCCTTTGACTAAGGAGCTTGTTGATTACCTAGAAGTAAGTGATGATGACTTCAAGGAAGACCTCACGGCAAAAATATGCTCAATAGTTGAAAA GTTTTCTCAAGATAAGCTATGGTACTTAGACCAGATGTTCAAGGTTTTAACGCTG ACTGGAAACTTTGTGAAGGATGATGTATGGCATGCTCTTATAGTTCTGATAAGCAATGCGCCTGAACTTCAAGGATACTCGGTCAGATcattatacaaagcattgcaagcatCTGGTACACAG GAAAGCTTAGTCAGGGTAGCTGTTTGGTGCATTGGTGAATATGGTGAGATGCTGGTCAACAATATTAGTATGCTGGATGTGGAGGAACCAATCACG GTAACAGAATCTGAAGCTGTGGATGCTCTAGAGCTAGCTCTTAAGCGCTACTCTGTGGATGTTACAACACGGGCTATGTGTCTCGTTGCTCTTTTGAAGCTTTCCTCACGATTTCCGCAAACTTCAAA GAGGATACAAGCAATTGTTGTGCAGAATAAAGGGAATACTGTGCTTGAGCTGCAGCAAAGATCAATCGAATTTAATTCCATTATACAAAGGCATCAGTCTATAAA ATCATCTTTGCTTGAGCGAATGCCTGTATTAGATGAAGCTAGTTATTTGTTGAAGAGAGCCGCTTCTTCACGAGCAACTGTTTCATTAACTAAGTCTGCTCCATCCGCTGCTTCTGGAGGCTCACTTAAGGTTCCAAATGGTGCAGTGAAACCACCACCAGCTCCGTTGGCTGACTTACTTGATCTAAGTTCGGATGATGCTCCCGTGACTACTTCTGCCCCTAGTACCGCACCTAATGATTTCCTACAGGATCTTTTGGGCATCGGCTTGATTGATACATCTACCGCAG GTGGAGCGCCGTCTGCAAGTACAGATATTCTGATGGATCTTCTATCTATTGGTTCATATCCTGTACAAAATGGTCCGCTGGCAACATCAAACATAAGCTCTCCTGGCCAAG TGACTAAACATGCTCCTGGAACACCTCAAGTTATCGATCTTCTTGATGGTTTGTCCCCAA ATGTGAATGCAGCTTACCCTTCAATCACAGCTTTCCAGAGTGCAACTTTGAAGATGACCTTCAATTTTAAAAAGCAGCCTGGAAAGCCTCAAGAGACTACAATGCATGCCAGCTTTACAAATTTGACATCTGTTACATTGACCAATTTCATGTTTCAGGCAGCTGTACCAAAG TTCATCCAGTTGCGCTTGGACCCAGCAAGCAGCAGCACCCTTCCGGCCAGTGGAAATGGTTCAATTACGCAAAGCCTCAGTGTCACTAATAATCAACATGGGCAG AAACCACTTGCGATGCGGATCCGGATTTCGTACAAAGTGAACGGCGAGGAGAGGCTGGAGCAAGGGCAAATCAGCAATTTCCCCGCCGGGTTGTAG
- the LOC119328809 gene encoding AP-1 complex subunit gamma-2-like isoform X3, whose amino-acid sequence MDLSLNPFSSGTRLRDMIRAIRASKTAAEERAVVRRECAAIRAAISDNDQDYRHRNMAKLMFIHMLGYPTHFGQMECLKLIAASGFPEKRIGYLGLTLLLDERQEVLMLVTNSLKQDLNHSNQFIVGLALCALGNICSAEMARDLAPEVERLLQTRDPNTKKKAALCSIRIVRKVPDLAENFMGSAASLLKEKHHGVLISVVQLCTELCKASREALEYLRKHSVEGLVRILRDVSNSSYAPEYDIAGITDPFLHIRVLRLMRTLGQGDADCSEHVNDILAQVATKTESNKNAGNAILYECVETIMGIEATSGLRVLAINILGRFLSNRDNNIRYVALNMLMKAMAVDTLAVQRHRVTILECVKDADVSIRKRALELVYLLVNDTNVKPLTKELVDYLEVSDDDFKEDLTAKICSIVEKFSQDKLWYLDQMFKVLTLTGNFVKDDVWHALIVLISNAPELQGYSVRSLYKALQASGTQESLVRVAVWCIGEYGEMLVNNISMLDVEEPITVTESEAVDALELALKRYSVDVTTRAMCLVALLKLSSRFPQTSKRIQAIVVQNKGNTVLELQQRSIEFNSIIQRHQSIKSSLLERMPVLDEASYLLKRAASSRATVSLTKSAPSAASGGSLKVPNGAVKPPPAPLADLLDLSSDDAPVTTSAPSTAPNDFLQDLLGIGLIDTSTAGGAPSASTDILMDLLSIGSYPVQNGPLATSNISSPGQAVTKHAPGTPQVIDLLDGLSPNVNAAYPSITAFQSATLKMTFNFKKQPGKPQETTMHASFTNLTSVTLTNFMFQAAVPKFIQLRLDPASSSTLPASGNGSITQSLSVTNNQHGQKPLAMRIRISYKVNGEERLEQGQISNFPAGL is encoded by the exons ATGGACCTCTCCCTCAACCCCTTCTCctccggcacgcgtctccg GGACATGATACGCGCGATACGCGCCTCCAAGACGGCCGCCGAGGAGCGCGCGGTGGTGCGGCGCGAGTGCGCGGCCATCAGGGCGGCCATCAGCGACAACGACCAGGACTACCGCCACCGCAACATGGCCAAGCTCATGTTCATCCACATGCTCGGCTACCCCACGCATTTCGGCCAGATGGAGTGCCTCAAGCTCATCGCCGCCTCGGGCTTCCCCGAGAAGCGCATCGGCTACCTCGGCCTCACGCTGCTGCTCGACGAGCGGCAGGAGGTCCTCATGCTCGTCACCAACTCCCTCAAGCA AGATCTTAACCACTCCAACCAGTTCATCGTGGGCCTTGCGCTCTGTGCCCTGGGGAACATTTGTTCCGCCGAAATGGCGCGCGACCTGGCGCCCGAGGTGGAGAGGCTGTTGCAAACTAGGGACCCAAACACGAAGAAGAAG GCTGCCTTGTGCTCTATACGGATTGTAAGAAAAGTTCCAGATTTGGCAGAGAACTTCATGGGTTCTGCTGCATCCTTACTCAAGGAAAAACATCACGGGGTTCTGATATCTGTTGTCCAGCTCTGTACAGAACTCTGTAAAGCAAGCAGAGAAGCATTGGAGTACTTGAGAAAG CACTCCGTCGAAGGGTTGGTCCGGATACTGAGAGACGTGTCCAACAGTTCATATGCTCCTGAATATGACATTGCTGGCATCACAGATCCATTCTTGCACATCCGAGTTCTTAGACTCATGCGGACATTGGGTCAAGGGGATGCAGACTGCAGCGAGCATGTGAATGATATTCTTGCCCAG GTTGCAACGAAAACTGAGTCAAACAAAAATGCTGGAAACGCTATTTTATATGAATGTGTTGAGACCATAATGGGCATTGAAGCTACTAGTGGTCTGCGTGTGCTGGCAATTAATATTTTGGGTAGATTCTTGTCCAACCGTGATAACAATATAAG ATACGTTGCTCTGAATATGCTAATGAAGGCCATGGCAGTGGACACACTAGCAGTGCAGAGGCACAGGGTAACAATATTGGAGTGTGTCAAG GATGCAGATGTCTCTATTCGCAAAAGGGCCCTTGAACTTGTTTACCTACTCGTCAATGACACGAATGTAAAGCCTTTGACTAAGGAGCTTGTTGATTACCTAGAAGTAAGTGATGATGACTTCAAGGAAGACCTCACGGCAAAAATATGCTCAATAGTTGAAAA GTTTTCTCAAGATAAGCTATGGTACTTAGACCAGATGTTCAAGGTTTTAACGCTG ACTGGAAACTTTGTGAAGGATGATGTATGGCATGCTCTTATAGTTCTGATAAGCAATGCGCCTGAACTTCAAGGATACTCGGTCAGATcattatacaaagcattgcaagcatCTGGTACACAG GAAAGCTTAGTCAGGGTAGCTGTTTGGTGCATTGGTGAATATGGTGAGATGCTGGTCAACAATATTAGTATGCTGGATGTGGAGGAACCAATCACG GTAACAGAATCTGAAGCTGTGGATGCTCTAGAGCTAGCTCTTAAGCGCTACTCTGTGGATGTTACAACACGGGCTATGTGTCTCGTTGCTCTTTTGAAGCTTTCCTCACGATTTCCGCAAACTTCAAA GAGGATACAAGCAATTGTTGTGCAGAATAAAGGGAATACTGTGCTTGAGCTGCAGCAAAGATCAATCGAATTTAATTCCATTATACAAAGGCATCAGTCTATAAA ATCATCTTTGCTTGAGCGAATGCCTGTATTAGATGAAGCTAGTTATTTGTTGAAGAGAGCCGCTTCTTCACGAGCAACTGTTTCATTAACTAAGTCTGCTCCATCCGCTGCTTCTGGAGGCTCACTTAAGGTTCCAAATGGTGCAGTGAAACCACCACCAGCTCCGTTGGCTGACTTACTTGATCTAAGTTCGGATGATGCTCCCGTGACTACTTCTGCCCCTAGTACCGCACCTAATGATTTCCTACAGGATCTTTTGGGCATCGGCTTGATTGATACATCTACCGCAG GTGGAGCGCCGTCTGCAAGTACAGATATTCTGATGGATCTTCTATCTATTGGTTCATATCCTGTACAAAATGGTCCGCTGGCAACATCAAACATAAGCTCTCCTGGCCAAG CAGTGACTAAACATGCTCCTGGAACACCTCAAGTTATCGATCTTCTTGATGGTTTGTCCCCAA ATGTGAATGCAGCTTACCCTTCAATCACAGCTTTCCAGAGTGCAACTTTGAAGATGACCTTCAATTTTAAAAAGCAGCCTGGAAAGCCTCAAGAGACTACAATGCATGCCAGCTTTACAAATTTGACATCTGTTACATTGACCAATTTCATGTTTCAGGCAGCTGTACCAAAG TTCATCCAGTTGCGCTTGGACCCAGCAAGCAGCAGCACCCTTCCGGCCAGTGGAAATGGTTCAATTACGCAAAGCCTCAGTGTCACTAATAATCAACATGGGCAG AAACCACTTGCGATGCGGATCCGGATTTCGTACAAAGTGAACGGCGAGGAGAGGCTGGAGCAAGGGCAAATCAGCAATTTCCCCGCCGGGTTGTAG
- the LOC119328809 gene encoding AP-1 complex subunit gamma-2-like isoform X1 → MDLSLNPFSSGTRLRDMIRAIRASKTAAEERAVVRRECAAIRAAISDNDQDYRHRNMAKLMFIHMLGYPTHFGQMECLKLIAASGFPEKRIGYLGLTLLLDERQEVLMLVTNSLKQDLNHSNQFIVGLALCALGNICSAEMARDLAPEVERLLQTRDPNTKKKAALCSIRIVRKVPDLAENFMGSAASLLKEKHHGVLISVVQLCTELCKASREALEYLRKHSVEGLVRILRDVSNSSYAPEYDIAGITDPFLHIRVLRLMRTLGQGDADCSEHVNDILAQVATKTESNKNAGNAILYECVETIMGIEATSGLRVLAINILGRFLSNRDNNIRYVALNMLMKAMAVDTLAVQRHRVTILECVKDADVSIRKRALELVYLLVNDTNVKPLTKELVDYLEVSDDDFKEDLTAKICSIVEKFSQDKLWYLDQMFKVLTLTGNFVKDDVWHALIVLISNAPELQGYSVRSLYKALQASGTQESLVRVAVWCIGEYGEMLVNNISMLDVEEPITVTESEAVDALELALKRYSVDVTTRAMCLVALLKLSSRFPQTSKRIQAIVVQNKGNTVLELQQRSIEFNSIIQRHQSIKSSLLERMPVLDEASYLLKRAASSRATVSLTKSAPSAASGGSLKVPNGAVKPPPAPLADLLDLSSDDAPVTTSAPSTAPNDFLQDLLGIGLIDTSTAGGAPSASTDILMDLLSIGSYPVQNGPLATSNISSPGQAVTKHAPGTPQVIDLLDGLSPSTPLPDVNAAYPSITAFQSATLKMTFNFKKQPGKPQETTMHASFTNLTSVTLTNFMFQAAVPKFIQLRLDPASSSTLPASGNGSITQSLSVTNNQHGQKPLAMRIRISYKVNGEERLEQGQISNFPAGL, encoded by the exons ATGGACCTCTCCCTCAACCCCTTCTCctccggcacgcgtctccg GGACATGATACGCGCGATACGCGCCTCCAAGACGGCCGCCGAGGAGCGCGCGGTGGTGCGGCGCGAGTGCGCGGCCATCAGGGCGGCCATCAGCGACAACGACCAGGACTACCGCCACCGCAACATGGCCAAGCTCATGTTCATCCACATGCTCGGCTACCCCACGCATTTCGGCCAGATGGAGTGCCTCAAGCTCATCGCCGCCTCGGGCTTCCCCGAGAAGCGCATCGGCTACCTCGGCCTCACGCTGCTGCTCGACGAGCGGCAGGAGGTCCTCATGCTCGTCACCAACTCCCTCAAGCA AGATCTTAACCACTCCAACCAGTTCATCGTGGGCCTTGCGCTCTGTGCCCTGGGGAACATTTGTTCCGCCGAAATGGCGCGCGACCTGGCGCCCGAGGTGGAGAGGCTGTTGCAAACTAGGGACCCAAACACGAAGAAGAAG GCTGCCTTGTGCTCTATACGGATTGTAAGAAAAGTTCCAGATTTGGCAGAGAACTTCATGGGTTCTGCTGCATCCTTACTCAAGGAAAAACATCACGGGGTTCTGATATCTGTTGTCCAGCTCTGTACAGAACTCTGTAAAGCAAGCAGAGAAGCATTGGAGTACTTGAGAAAG CACTCCGTCGAAGGGTTGGTCCGGATACTGAGAGACGTGTCCAACAGTTCATATGCTCCTGAATATGACATTGCTGGCATCACAGATCCATTCTTGCACATCCGAGTTCTTAGACTCATGCGGACATTGGGTCAAGGGGATGCAGACTGCAGCGAGCATGTGAATGATATTCTTGCCCAG GTTGCAACGAAAACTGAGTCAAACAAAAATGCTGGAAACGCTATTTTATATGAATGTGTTGAGACCATAATGGGCATTGAAGCTACTAGTGGTCTGCGTGTGCTGGCAATTAATATTTTGGGTAGATTCTTGTCCAACCGTGATAACAATATAAG ATACGTTGCTCTGAATATGCTAATGAAGGCCATGGCAGTGGACACACTAGCAGTGCAGAGGCACAGGGTAACAATATTGGAGTGTGTCAAG GATGCAGATGTCTCTATTCGCAAAAGGGCCCTTGAACTTGTTTACCTACTCGTCAATGACACGAATGTAAAGCCTTTGACTAAGGAGCTTGTTGATTACCTAGAAGTAAGTGATGATGACTTCAAGGAAGACCTCACGGCAAAAATATGCTCAATAGTTGAAAA GTTTTCTCAAGATAAGCTATGGTACTTAGACCAGATGTTCAAGGTTTTAACGCTG ACTGGAAACTTTGTGAAGGATGATGTATGGCATGCTCTTATAGTTCTGATAAGCAATGCGCCTGAACTTCAAGGATACTCGGTCAGATcattatacaaagcattgcaagcatCTGGTACACAG GAAAGCTTAGTCAGGGTAGCTGTTTGGTGCATTGGTGAATATGGTGAGATGCTGGTCAACAATATTAGTATGCTGGATGTGGAGGAACCAATCACG GTAACAGAATCTGAAGCTGTGGATGCTCTAGAGCTAGCTCTTAAGCGCTACTCTGTGGATGTTACAACACGGGCTATGTGTCTCGTTGCTCTTTTGAAGCTTTCCTCACGATTTCCGCAAACTTCAAA GAGGATACAAGCAATTGTTGTGCAGAATAAAGGGAATACTGTGCTTGAGCTGCAGCAAAGATCAATCGAATTTAATTCCATTATACAAAGGCATCAGTCTATAAA ATCATCTTTGCTTGAGCGAATGCCTGTATTAGATGAAGCTAGTTATTTGTTGAAGAGAGCCGCTTCTTCACGAGCAACTGTTTCATTAACTAAGTCTGCTCCATCCGCTGCTTCTGGAGGCTCACTTAAGGTTCCAAATGGTGCAGTGAAACCACCACCAGCTCCGTTGGCTGACTTACTTGATCTAAGTTCGGATGATGCTCCCGTGACTACTTCTGCCCCTAGTACCGCACCTAATGATTTCCTACAGGATCTTTTGGGCATCGGCTTGATTGATACATCTACCGCAG GTGGAGCGCCGTCTGCAAGTACAGATATTCTGATGGATCTTCTATCTATTGGTTCATATCCTGTACAAAATGGTCCGCTGGCAACATCAAACATAAGCTCTCCTGGCCAAG CAGTGACTAAACATGCTCCTGGAACACCTCAAGTTATCGATCTTCTTGATGGTTTGTCCCCAAGTACACCACTTCCTG ATGTGAATGCAGCTTACCCTTCAATCACAGCTTTCCAGAGTGCAACTTTGAAGATGACCTTCAATTTTAAAAAGCAGCCTGGAAAGCCTCAAGAGACTACAATGCATGCCAGCTTTACAAATTTGACATCTGTTACATTGACCAATTTCATGTTTCAGGCAGCTGTACCAAAG TTCATCCAGTTGCGCTTGGACCCAGCAAGCAGCAGCACCCTTCCGGCCAGTGGAAATGGTTCAATTACGCAAAGCCTCAGTGTCACTAATAATCAACATGGGCAG AAACCACTTGCGATGCGGATCCGGATTTCGTACAAAGTGAACGGCGAGGAGAGGCTGGAGCAAGGGCAAATCAGCAATTTCCCCGCCGGGTTGTAG
- the LOC119328809 gene encoding AP-1 complex subunit gamma-2-like isoform X2 yields the protein MDLSLNPFSSGTRLRDMIRAIRASKTAAEERAVVRRECAAIRAAISDNDQDYRHRNMAKLMFIHMLGYPTHFGQMECLKLIAASGFPEKRIGYLGLTLLLDERQEVLMLVTNSLKQDLNHSNQFIVGLALCALGNICSAEMARDLAPEVERLLQTRDPNTKKKAALCSIRIVRKVPDLAENFMGSAASLLKEKHHGVLISVVQLCTELCKASREALEYLRKHSVEGLVRILRDVSNSSYAPEYDIAGITDPFLHIRVLRLMRTLGQGDADCSEHVNDILAQVATKTESNKNAGNAILYECVETIMGIEATSGLRVLAINILGRFLSNRDNNIRYVALNMLMKAMAVDTLAVQRHRVTILECVKDADVSIRKRALELVYLLVNDTNVKPLTKELVDYLEVSDDDFKEDLTAKICSIVEKFSQDKLWYLDQMFKVLTLTGNFVKDDVWHALIVLISNAPELQGYSVRSLYKALQASGTQESLVRVAVWCIGEYGEMLVNNISMLDVEEPITVTESEAVDALELALKRYSVDVTTRAMCLVALLKLSSRFPQTSKRIQAIVVQNKGNTVLELQQRSIEFNSIIQRHQSIKSSLLERMPVLDEASYLLKRAASSRATVSLTKSAPSAASGGSLKVPNGAVKPPPAPLADLLDLSSDDAPVTTSAPSTAPNDFLQDLLGIGLIDTSTAGGAPSASTDILMDLLSIGSYPVQNGPLATSNISSPGQVTKHAPGTPQVIDLLDGLSPSTPLPDVNAAYPSITAFQSATLKMTFNFKKQPGKPQETTMHASFTNLTSVTLTNFMFQAAVPKFIQLRLDPASSSTLPASGNGSITQSLSVTNNQHGQKPLAMRIRISYKVNGEERLEQGQISNFPAGL from the exons ATGGACCTCTCCCTCAACCCCTTCTCctccggcacgcgtctccg GGACATGATACGCGCGATACGCGCCTCCAAGACGGCCGCCGAGGAGCGCGCGGTGGTGCGGCGCGAGTGCGCGGCCATCAGGGCGGCCATCAGCGACAACGACCAGGACTACCGCCACCGCAACATGGCCAAGCTCATGTTCATCCACATGCTCGGCTACCCCACGCATTTCGGCCAGATGGAGTGCCTCAAGCTCATCGCCGCCTCGGGCTTCCCCGAGAAGCGCATCGGCTACCTCGGCCTCACGCTGCTGCTCGACGAGCGGCAGGAGGTCCTCATGCTCGTCACCAACTCCCTCAAGCA AGATCTTAACCACTCCAACCAGTTCATCGTGGGCCTTGCGCTCTGTGCCCTGGGGAACATTTGTTCCGCCGAAATGGCGCGCGACCTGGCGCCCGAGGTGGAGAGGCTGTTGCAAACTAGGGACCCAAACACGAAGAAGAAG GCTGCCTTGTGCTCTATACGGATTGTAAGAAAAGTTCCAGATTTGGCAGAGAACTTCATGGGTTCTGCTGCATCCTTACTCAAGGAAAAACATCACGGGGTTCTGATATCTGTTGTCCAGCTCTGTACAGAACTCTGTAAAGCAAGCAGAGAAGCATTGGAGTACTTGAGAAAG CACTCCGTCGAAGGGTTGGTCCGGATACTGAGAGACGTGTCCAACAGTTCATATGCTCCTGAATATGACATTGCTGGCATCACAGATCCATTCTTGCACATCCGAGTTCTTAGACTCATGCGGACATTGGGTCAAGGGGATGCAGACTGCAGCGAGCATGTGAATGATATTCTTGCCCAG GTTGCAACGAAAACTGAGTCAAACAAAAATGCTGGAAACGCTATTTTATATGAATGTGTTGAGACCATAATGGGCATTGAAGCTACTAGTGGTCTGCGTGTGCTGGCAATTAATATTTTGGGTAGATTCTTGTCCAACCGTGATAACAATATAAG ATACGTTGCTCTGAATATGCTAATGAAGGCCATGGCAGTGGACACACTAGCAGTGCAGAGGCACAGGGTAACAATATTGGAGTGTGTCAAG GATGCAGATGTCTCTATTCGCAAAAGGGCCCTTGAACTTGTTTACCTACTCGTCAATGACACGAATGTAAAGCCTTTGACTAAGGAGCTTGTTGATTACCTAGAAGTAAGTGATGATGACTTCAAGGAAGACCTCACGGCAAAAATATGCTCAATAGTTGAAAA GTTTTCTCAAGATAAGCTATGGTACTTAGACCAGATGTTCAAGGTTTTAACGCTG ACTGGAAACTTTGTGAAGGATGATGTATGGCATGCTCTTATAGTTCTGATAAGCAATGCGCCTGAACTTCAAGGATACTCGGTCAGATcattatacaaagcattgcaagcatCTGGTACACAG GAAAGCTTAGTCAGGGTAGCTGTTTGGTGCATTGGTGAATATGGTGAGATGCTGGTCAACAATATTAGTATGCTGGATGTGGAGGAACCAATCACG GTAACAGAATCTGAAGCTGTGGATGCTCTAGAGCTAGCTCTTAAGCGCTACTCTGTGGATGTTACAACACGGGCTATGTGTCTCGTTGCTCTTTTGAAGCTTTCCTCACGATTTCCGCAAACTTCAAA GAGGATACAAGCAATTGTTGTGCAGAATAAAGGGAATACTGTGCTTGAGCTGCAGCAAAGATCAATCGAATTTAATTCCATTATACAAAGGCATCAGTCTATAAA ATCATCTTTGCTTGAGCGAATGCCTGTATTAGATGAAGCTAGTTATTTGTTGAAGAGAGCCGCTTCTTCACGAGCAACTGTTTCATTAACTAAGTCTGCTCCATCCGCTGCTTCTGGAGGCTCACTTAAGGTTCCAAATGGTGCAGTGAAACCACCACCAGCTCCGTTGGCTGACTTACTTGATCTAAGTTCGGATGATGCTCCCGTGACTACTTCTGCCCCTAGTACCGCACCTAATGATTTCCTACAGGATCTTTTGGGCATCGGCTTGATTGATACATCTACCGCAG GTGGAGCGCCGTCTGCAAGTACAGATATTCTGATGGATCTTCTATCTATTGGTTCATATCCTGTACAAAATGGTCCGCTGGCAACATCAAACATAAGCTCTCCTGGCCAAG TGACTAAACATGCTCCTGGAACACCTCAAGTTATCGATCTTCTTGATGGTTTGTCCCCAAGTACACCACTTCCTG ATGTGAATGCAGCTTACCCTTCAATCACAGCTTTCCAGAGTGCAACTTTGAAGATGACCTTCAATTTTAAAAAGCAGCCTGGAAAGCCTCAAGAGACTACAATGCATGCCAGCTTTACAAATTTGACATCTGTTACATTGACCAATTTCATGTTTCAGGCAGCTGTACCAAAG TTCATCCAGTTGCGCTTGGACCCAGCAAGCAGCAGCACCCTTCCGGCCAGTGGAAATGGTTCAATTACGCAAAGCCTCAGTGTCACTAATAATCAACATGGGCAG AAACCACTTGCGATGCGGATCCGGATTTCGTACAAAGTGAACGGCGAGGAGAGGCTGGAGCAAGGGCAAATCAGCAATTTCCCCGCCGGGTTGTAG